The stretch of DNA TTTCTGAGTTCCAGGAATCTATTTTTTTGACGAAACCTAGAATCGTCCATTTTTCGGGGCATGGCGATTTGAAATCCCCAGAGATAATGGAAGCCTACAGAGGCATAGGAGCATCAAAAAGTGAAGCAAAAAAAGAGATACCTGAGCCAGGGATCATCCTTTATGATGAAGACAAGCGAAATCCTTTTTTCGTAAAATCAACTGTCTTAAGACGGATATTCAAAAGTATGGTTGAGCGCCAGAAAATACCCATTGAAGCTGTTCTATTCAACGCGTGTTATTCAGAGGGTCAAGCGAAAGCAGTATCGGAAATAGGTATTAATGTCATTGGGACAAGTAGTGCCGTCTCGGATGAAGCCGCCATTGCTTTTGCCACTGGATTTTATTTTGGCGTCGCTCAGGGCGAAAGTATAGAAGATGCTTTTGATTTAGCGATCAATCAGGTTCTAGCTTATAATGAACCAGAGGACCGTTTCACCTTTTACAAAAACGGGGAGAAAATCGAATTCTAATTCTCTTCTTCCAATAGCCTTTCCAAATAATGGTATTCGATTCCAAAGTCTTTTTTAATCGCCATCACTTTTTCTAAAGCTTCTGGCTTTGGGGTACTCCGGGTAGCGGTGATCATCAGGTTCTTCGGCGTATGCTCGGTTGAAATGAACTCGAAGACCTTGGTTTTGTATCCATGCGCCTCTAAGAGTAGCGCCCTAATGCCATCTGTGATCAATTCTGCTTGTCTT from Saprospiraceae bacterium encodes:
- a CDS encoding CHAT domain-containing protein encodes the protein MSKRTIQQIIGRGHLDKAIELMLDLAPKYADSSTENLLISLSGQYYNNEKSKRSGALSDENYKLTLARINNALTSTLSDDYSEIDAQDIPEEYKKLAKAEVEGNNGDLSDNGDSTSQESNIILFLSANPSKTALLQLDKEHARIATKLEASKMEVRSRKAISLSEFQESIFLTKPRIVHFSGHGDLKSPEIMEAYRGIGASKSEAKKEIPEPGIILYDEDKRNPFFVKSTVLRRIFKSMVERQKIPIEAVLFNACYSEGQAKAVSEIGINVIGTSSAVSDEAAIAFATGFYFGVAQGESIEDAFDLAINQVLAYNEPEDRFTFYKNGEKIEF